The following are encoded in a window of Hymenobacter sp. GOD-10R genomic DNA:
- a CDS encoding efflux RND transporter periplasmic adaptor subunit: protein MKTTHKFLAATAALGLAFSVLLPPPAALLAHPGHDEAAKPSSGPALTDAVALPKESQFLFGVRTALAGYSDTYNRLTLYGTVASAAGGEGRVVVPQTGRIVRLSAKVGQPVRAGQVLAVIDQTLDATQQIGLSTERANAQAELRAAQQDYARLQTIADIAARKDVVAAELRLRQARQNAGILNGQASNRRVTITSPISGTVDVFTLAVGQQVTQGDELFRVLNPGKLRVEAQVFAQDLDKIPAGAQFQVEGLQGQTGSAPARLVVFSNVVNPVNQARQLILELDNSGSNLFRAGQAVNVQVLGRSGGGKKQLVVPTSALTDLNGKPVVFVHTDPETFKIHYVQPGAANGAQTVLLAGDVNENDRVVSVGTYQLKSIYLNQ from the coding sequence ATGAAAACCACGCATAAGTTTCTCGCCGCCACAGCCGCCCTCGGCCTGGCCTTTTCCGTGCTGCTGCCCCCGCCCGCTGCCTTGCTGGCGCATCCCGGGCACGACGAAGCAGCGAAGCCCAGCTCCGGGCCGGCCCTGACCGACGCCGTGGCGTTGCCCAAGGAAAGCCAGTTTCTGTTCGGGGTGCGCACGGCCCTGGCCGGCTATTCCGACACCTATAACCGGCTGACGCTCTACGGCACCGTGGCCTCGGCCGCCGGGGGCGAAGGGCGGGTGGTGGTACCCCAGACCGGGCGCATCGTGCGCCTGTCGGCCAAAGTGGGCCAGCCGGTGCGCGCCGGGCAGGTGCTGGCCGTCATCGACCAGACCCTGGATGCCACCCAGCAAATCGGCCTCAGCACGGAGCGGGCCAACGCCCAGGCCGAGCTGCGGGCCGCCCAGCAGGACTACGCCCGCCTGCAAACCATCGCCGACATCGCGGCCCGCAAGGATGTGGTGGCCGCCGAGCTGCGCCTGCGCCAGGCCCGCCAGAACGCGGGCATTCTCAACGGGCAGGCCAGCAACCGCCGCGTCACGATTACCTCGCCCATCAGCGGCACGGTGGACGTATTTACCCTGGCCGTGGGCCAGCAGGTGACGCAGGGCGACGAGCTATTCCGGGTGCTCAACCCCGGCAAGCTGCGGGTGGAAGCGCAGGTGTTTGCGCAGGATTTGGATAAGATTCCCGCCGGGGCCCAGTTTCAGGTGGAAGGCCTGCAGGGGCAAACCGGCAGCGCCCCGGCCCGGCTGGTGGTGTTCAGTAACGTGGTGAACCCGGTGAACCAGGCCCGCCAGCTGATTCTGGAGCTGGACAACAGCGGCAGCAACCTGTTCCGGGCCGGCCAGGCCGTGAATGTGCAGGTGCTGGGCCGCAGCGGCGGCGGCAAAAAGCAGCTGGTGGTGCCCACTTCGGCGCTTACGGACCTCAATGGCAAGCCGGTGGTCTTCGTGCACACCGACCCGGAAACCTTCAAAATCCACTACGTGCAGCCCGGCGCCGCCAACGGCGCGCAAACGGTGCTGCTGGCCGGCGACGTGAACGAAAACGACCGGGTGGTGAGCGTGGGCACCTACCAGCTCAAATCCATCTACCTGAACCAATAG
- a CDS encoding DUF6799 domain-containing protein, whose product MKKLPYLLATLLFAGLASVSFAQTAPKTAHAHSATKSSHQDCCMMKDGKMTMMKGGKMMPMTADMTMADGTVCMTDGTCKMKDGTTMKMKDGQCMMMSGKMKMPAGAKGHHKMDGMKM is encoded by the coding sequence ATGAAAAAGCTCCCCTATCTGCTGGCCACCCTTCTGTTCGCCGGCCTGGCCAGTGTTTCCTTCGCCCAGACGGCCCCGAAGACCGCCCACGCGCATTCCGCCACCAAGTCGTCGCATCAGGACTGTTGTATGATGAAGGACGGCAAGATGACCATGATGAAAGGCGGCAAGATGATGCCGATGACCGCCGACATGACCATGGCCGATGGCACCGTGTGCATGACCGATGGCACCTGCAAAATGAAGGATGGCACCACCATGAAAATGAAGGACGGCCAGTGCATGATGATGAGCGGCAAGATGAAAATGCCCGCTGGCGCGAAAGGCCACCACAAAATGGACGGCATGAAAATGTAG
- a CDS encoding heavy-metal-associated domain-containing protein encodes MKTLQFKTNINCGGCIKAVTPALNQQAGAGNWQVDTANPDKILTVNSDQLTSEQVVQAVENAGFKIQAA; translated from the coding sequence ATGAAAACCCTGCAATTCAAAACCAACATCAACTGCGGTGGCTGCATCAAAGCCGTCACGCCCGCCCTCAACCAGCAAGCCGGAGCCGGCAACTGGCAGGTCGACACGGCCAACCCCGATAAGATTCTGACCGTCAACTCCGACCAGCTCACTTCAGAACAAGTCGTGCAGGCCGTGGAAAATGCCGGCTTTAAAATTCAAGCGGCCTAA
- a CDS encoding four-helix bundle copper-binding protein — MHAQNQSLLDALNACIAACEHCATACLQEEDVKMMARCISLDRDCADICALTARLIARGSEHGPHLLRECAEVCKACGDECEKHGSHMQHCKECAEACRRCEAACRAGMKVAA; from the coding sequence ATGCACGCTCAAAACCAATCCCTCCTCGACGCCCTCAACGCCTGCATCGCCGCCTGCGAGCACTGCGCCACCGCCTGCCTGCAGGAAGAAGATGTGAAAATGATGGCCCGCTGTATTAGCCTCGACCGCGACTGCGCCGATATCTGCGCCCTGACGGCCCGCCTGATTGCCCGCGGCTCGGAGCACGGCCCGCATTTGCTGCGCGAATGCGCCGAAGTGTGCAAAGCCTGCGGCGACGAGTGCGAAAAGCACGGTTCCCACATGCAGCACTGCAAGGAGTGCGCCGAGGCCTGCCGCCGCTGCGAGGCAGCCTGCCGCGCGGGGATGAAAGTAGCTGCCTAA
- a CDS encoding heavy metal translocating P-type ATPase yields the protein MDHSQMDHGKMDHSPAGGHDHGAMIADFLRRFWVCLALSVPVVAGSMMFQNLVGHQFTFPYSTPLLLGLATAIYLYGGWPFLSGTVGELRSRQPGMMTLVAVAISVAYGYSVAVTLGWLQGMDLFLELATLIDIMLLGHYLEMKSVAGASHALELLVQLLPADAHKKEGDTIRDVKVTALAVGDVVLVRPGERIPTDGEVTDGSSAVNESMLTGESVPVQKAAGGKVIAGAVNGEGALSIRVTHQGADSYLSKVVKMVGEAQNTKSQTQTLADRAAGWLTAVSLAGGLGTLAVWLWQGKGAAFAIERMVTVMVTACPHALGVAIPLVVAISTAISARKGLLIRNRTAFEEARKITAMVFDKTGTLTEGAFGVTRVKVLAAGLDEAALLGMTAALEQQSQHPIAQGIVREAHKRGLALPSVQDFQSLTGKGVAATVTGRPVVVASPGYLQEKNIALPADAVSNGVETVVFVLLDGQLAGYVALADRIRTDSKEAVQRLQAQGIKVYMATGDNQQVADAVAKELGLDGVYAQVLPDQKVKIVQDLQAQGQFVAMTGDGVNDAPALAQANVGIAVGSGTDIAAETADIILVNSKPTDITNLVEFGKATYGKMMQNLFWATGYNVIALPLAAGVLYPHFVLSPAIGAVLMSASTVIVALNAQLLRRSLK from the coding sequence ATGGACCACAGCCAGATGGACCACGGAAAAATGGACCATAGTCCGGCGGGCGGCCACGACCACGGGGCCATGATTGCCGACTTCCTGCGCCGGTTCTGGGTGTGCCTGGCGCTGTCGGTGCCCGTGGTGGCCGGGTCGATGATGTTCCAGAACCTGGTCGGCCACCAATTTACTTTTCCCTACAGCACCCCGCTGCTGCTGGGGCTGGCCACGGCCATTTACCTGTATGGCGGCTGGCCGTTTCTCAGCGGCACGGTAGGGGAGCTGCGCAGCCGGCAGCCCGGCATGATGACCCTGGTGGCCGTGGCCATCAGCGTGGCCTACGGCTACAGCGTGGCCGTGACCCTGGGCTGGCTGCAGGGCATGGACCTGTTTCTGGAACTGGCCACCCTGATTGACATCATGCTGCTGGGCCATTACCTGGAGATGAAGTCGGTGGCCGGGGCCTCGCACGCCCTGGAGCTACTGGTGCAGTTGCTGCCCGCCGACGCCCACAAAAAGGAGGGCGATACTATTCGGGACGTGAAAGTCACGGCCCTGGCCGTCGGCGACGTGGTGCTGGTGCGGCCCGGCGAGCGGATTCCCACCGATGGCGAAGTGACGGACGGCAGCAGCGCCGTGAACGAGAGTATGCTCACGGGCGAAAGCGTGCCGGTGCAAAAGGCGGCGGGCGGCAAGGTCATCGCCGGGGCCGTCAACGGCGAAGGTGCCCTCAGCATCCGGGTCACGCACCAGGGCGCGGACAGTTACCTGAGCAAGGTGGTGAAGATGGTGGGCGAGGCCCAGAACACCAAGTCGCAAACCCAGACCCTGGCCGACCGCGCCGCCGGCTGGCTCACGGCCGTGTCGCTGGCGGGCGGCCTCGGCACGCTCGCCGTGTGGCTGTGGCAGGGCAAGGGCGCGGCCTTCGCCATCGAGCGCATGGTGACGGTGATGGTGACGGCCTGCCCCCACGCGCTGGGCGTGGCCATTCCGCTGGTGGTGGCCATTTCCACGGCTATTTCGGCCCGCAAAGGGCTGCTGATTCGCAACCGCACGGCCTTCGAGGAAGCCCGCAAAATCACGGCCATGGTGTTCGATAAAACTGGCACCCTCACCGAAGGGGCATTCGGCGTTACCCGCGTGAAAGTGCTGGCTGCCGGCCTCGACGAGGCCGCTCTGCTGGGCATGACCGCTGCGTTGGAGCAGCAGTCGCAGCACCCCATCGCCCAGGGCATCGTGCGCGAAGCACATAAGCGGGGGCTGGCCTTGCCCTCCGTTCAGGACTTCCAATCCCTGACGGGCAAGGGCGTGGCCGCTACGGTAACCGGCCGGCCAGTCGTGGTGGCCAGCCCCGGCTACCTCCAGGAAAAAAACATCGCCCTGCCCGCCGATGCCGTTAGCAACGGGGTCGAAACGGTAGTCTTTGTGCTGCTGGATGGGCAGCTGGCGGGCTATGTGGCCCTGGCCGACCGCATCCGCACCGATTCCAAAGAGGCCGTCCAGCGCTTGCAGGCCCAGGGCATTAAAGTATACATGGCGACCGGCGACAATCAGCAGGTGGCCGATGCCGTGGCAAAAGAGCTGGGCCTCGACGGAGTGTACGCCCAGGTTTTGCCCGACCAGAAAGTTAAAATCGTGCAGGACCTGCAGGCGCAGGGCCAGTTCGTGGCCATGACCGGCGACGGCGTGAACGACGCCCCGGCCCTGGCCCAGGCCAACGTGGGCATCGCCGTGGGCTCGGGCACCGACATTGCGGCCGAAACTGCCGACATCATCCTGGTCAACAGCAAGCCTACCGACATCACCAACCTGGTGGAGTTCGGCAAGGCCACCTACGGCAAGATGATGCAGAACCTGTTCTGGGCCACGGGCTACAACGTCATCGCCCTGCCGCTGGCGGCCGGGGTCCTGTATCCGCACTTCGTGCTGAGCCCGGCCATTGGGGCGGTGCTCATGAGCGCGAGCACCGTCATCGTGGCCCTGAACGCGCAACTGCTGCGCCGCTCGCTGAAGTAG
- a CDS encoding efflux RND transporter permease subunit, whose protein sequence is MLDKIIRFALQNRLLMLALAAGLLIAGTYTARQLPVDVLPDLDRPRVTVFLEAAGMAPEEVEALVTLPVETALNGATGVAAVRSNSAIGLGMVFVEFDYGTDIFTARQIVAEKLQTVSGQLPTGITPVLGPISSVMGQIMLVGLSGGQQTNAADLRTLANYTVRQRLLSIPGVAQVIPIGGDNLQYQVLLDMPRLNATGLTVTQVEEALRRSNLNTTGNFFDRNGSEVLIRNLGRLRSVADIENIIVGYRQGSPISVKQVANVAFGARFKRGDGSVNGKPAVILSIEKQPGTATVGLTQAVEQALVELKPSLPKDVRVNTRLFKQADFIESSITNVEEALRDGAILVVIVLFAFLLNVRTTFISLVAIPLSLLVTALVFRVAGISINTMTLGGLAIAIGELVDDAIVDVENVFRRLRENQHLPQPKPALQVIYAASSEVRNSIVYATIIVVLVFLPLFALEGMEGRIFAPLGIAYITSIVASLFVSLTITPVLCYYLLPKMKQIRAAEQEGGLVRWLKRKDTGLLDWGLAHPKMVLTVTGLLFALAASLVPFFGTEFLPPFNEGSLTVNFSAPAGTSLTESNKLGTLGEEQILQLPEVAYTARRTGRAELDEHAESVNNSEIEVAFKTPEELKQAGKTMRSREEILADLRQRLGLITGVNVNIGQPISHRLDHLLSGVRAQVAIKVFGNDLLELRRYANEIRTAAGSVPGVVDLQVEKQVQIPQLLVRPRDAALRAYGLERGQVVATLETLFQGDVVSQMLDGQKRFDLIVKLPEAQRNDIATIAQTRIETPSGALIPVSQVADVSYEPGPNTVNHENTQRRITVSMNVAGRDLGSTVKEVQARINQQVKLPAGYYLTYGGQFESQQSASQKILWLSLFSLAGIFLVLYSHFKSGLMVGQIMLNIPLALIGSVVAVLLTGGTFSIASLVGFITLTGIASRNGIMMISHYIHLVEHEGEQFGKEMIIRGSLERLVPVLMTALVAALALVPLTLAKDAPGKEILYPVATVILGGLLSSTFLDIMVTPVVFWLFGEKALAQYQRGHHEVSLDAHPQELDAQPLTPPADLNPVQPAV, encoded by the coding sequence ATGCTCGATAAAATCATTCGGTTTGCCCTGCAAAACCGCCTGCTCATGCTGGCCCTGGCCGCGGGCCTGCTCATTGCCGGCACCTACACGGCGCGCCAGCTGCCCGTGGACGTGCTGCCCGACCTGGACCGCCCCCGCGTAACCGTATTCCTGGAAGCCGCCGGCATGGCCCCCGAGGAAGTGGAGGCCCTGGTGACGCTGCCCGTGGAAACGGCCCTGAACGGGGCTACCGGCGTGGCGGCCGTGCGCTCCAACTCGGCCATTGGCCTGGGCATGGTGTTCGTGGAGTTCGACTACGGCACCGACATTTTCACCGCCCGCCAAATTGTGGCCGAGAAGCTGCAAACCGTGAGCGGGCAGCTGCCCACCGGCATCACGCCGGTGCTGGGGCCGATTTCATCGGTAATGGGCCAGATTATGCTCGTGGGCCTCTCGGGTGGGCAGCAGACCAACGCGGCCGACCTGCGCACGCTGGCCAACTACACCGTGCGCCAGCGCCTGCTCAGCATTCCCGGCGTGGCCCAGGTCATTCCCATCGGCGGCGACAACCTGCAGTACCAGGTGCTGCTGGATATGCCCCGCCTGAACGCCACGGGCCTGACCGTGACGCAGGTCGAAGAAGCCCTGCGCCGCTCCAACCTCAACACCACCGGCAACTTCTTTGACCGCAACGGCTCGGAGGTGCTGATTCGCAACCTGGGCCGGCTCCGCTCGGTGGCCGACATCGAAAACATCATCGTGGGCTACCGGCAGGGCTCACCCATCAGCGTCAAGCAGGTGGCCAACGTGGCCTTCGGAGCCCGCTTTAAGCGCGGCGACGGCAGCGTGAACGGCAAGCCCGCCGTCATTCTGAGCATCGAAAAGCAGCCGGGCACCGCCACCGTGGGCCTGACCCAGGCCGTGGAACAGGCCCTGGTTGAGCTGAAGCCCTCGCTGCCGAAGGACGTGCGGGTGAACACGCGCCTGTTCAAGCAGGCCGATTTTATCGAGTCGTCAATTACCAACGTCGAGGAAGCCCTGCGCGACGGGGCCATTCTGGTGGTCATCGTGCTGTTTGCCTTTTTGCTGAACGTGCGCACCACCTTCATTTCGCTGGTGGCCATTCCTTTATCGTTGCTGGTGACCGCCCTGGTGTTCCGCGTGGCCGGCATCAGTATAAATACGATGACCTTGGGCGGGCTGGCCATCGCCATCGGCGAGCTGGTCGATGACGCCATCGTGGACGTGGAAAACGTGTTCCGCCGGCTGCGCGAAAACCAGCACCTGCCCCAGCCCAAACCGGCCCTGCAGGTGATTTACGCCGCCTCCTCGGAGGTGCGCAACTCCATCGTGTACGCCACCATCATCGTGGTGCTGGTGTTCCTGCCGCTGTTCGCGCTCGAAGGCATGGAGGGACGCATTTTCGCGCCGCTGGGAATTGCTTACATCACCAGCATCGTGGCGTCGCTGTTCGTGTCGCTCACCATCACGCCGGTGCTCTGCTACTACCTGCTGCCTAAGATGAAGCAGATTCGGGCGGCCGAGCAGGAGGGGGGCCTAGTGCGCTGGCTCAAGCGCAAGGACACCGGCCTGCTGGACTGGGGCCTGGCCCACCCGAAAATGGTGCTCACGGTCACCGGGCTACTGTTCGCGCTGGCCGCCTCGCTGGTGCCCTTCTTCGGCACCGAGTTCCTGCCGCCCTTCAACGAGGGCTCGCTCACGGTCAACTTCTCGGCCCCGGCCGGCACCTCGCTCACCGAGTCCAATAAGCTGGGCACGCTGGGGGAAGAGCAGATTTTGCAGCTGCCGGAAGTGGCTTACACCGCCCGCCGCACCGGCCGCGCCGAGCTGGACGAGCACGCCGAGTCGGTCAACAACTCGGAAATCGAAGTCGCCTTCAAAACGCCCGAGGAGCTGAAACAAGCGGGAAAAACAATGCGCAGCCGGGAGGAAATCCTGGCCGACCTGCGCCAGCGGCTGGGTCTGATTACCGGCGTGAACGTCAACATCGGCCAGCCCATCAGCCACCGCCTCGACCACCTGCTGAGCGGGGTGCGGGCGCAGGTCGCCATTAAGGTATTTGGCAACGACCTGCTGGAGCTGCGCCGCTATGCCAACGAAATCCGCACGGCGGCCGGCTCCGTGCCGGGCGTGGTCGACCTGCAGGTGGAAAAGCAGGTGCAGATTCCGCAGCTGCTGGTGCGCCCCCGCGACGCCGCCCTGCGGGCCTACGGCCTGGAGCGCGGCCAGGTGGTGGCCACGCTCGAAACCCTGTTTCAGGGCGACGTGGTGTCGCAGATGCTCGACGGGCAAAAGCGCTTCGACCTCATCGTGAAGCTGCCCGAGGCCCAGCGCAACGACATCGCCACCATCGCCCAGACCCGCATCGAAACGCCCTCGGGGGCCTTGATTCCGGTGAGCCAGGTGGCCGACGTGAGCTACGAGCCCGGCCCCAACACCGTGAACCACGAAAACACCCAGCGCCGCATCACCGTCTCGATGAACGTGGCCGGGCGCGACCTGGGCTCCACCGTCAAGGAGGTGCAGGCCCGCATCAACCAGCAGGTAAAGCTGCCGGCGGGCTACTACCTGACCTACGGCGGGCAGTTCGAAAGCCAGCAGTCGGCTTCGCAGAAGATTCTCTGGCTGAGCCTGTTCTCGCTGGCCGGCATCTTCCTGGTGCTGTACTCGCACTTCAAGTCGGGGCTGATGGTGGGGCAGATTATGCTCAACATCCCGCTGGCCCTCATCGGCTCGGTGGTGGCGGTGCTGCTCACGGGCGGCACCTTCAGCATTGCCTCGCTGGTGGGCTTCATCACGCTCACCGGCATTGCCTCGCGCAACGGCATCATGATGATTTCGCACTACATCCACCTCGTGGAGCATGAGGGCGAGCAGTTCGGCAAGGAGATGATTATCCGGGGCTCGCTCGAACGCCTGGTGCCGGTGCTGATGACGGCCCTGGTGGCCGCGCTGGCCCTGGTGCCGCTCACGCTGGCCAAGGACGCGCCGGGCAAGGAAATCCTCTACCCGGTGGCCACCGTCATCCTCGGCGGCCTGCTCTCTTCCACCTTCCTCGACATCATGGTGACGCCAGTCGTGTTCTGGCTTTTCGGCGAAAAGGCCCTGGCCCAGTACCAGCGCGGCCACCACGAAGTCAGCCTTGATGCCCACCCGCAGGAGCTGGATGCTCAGCCCCTTACCCCGCCCGCCGACCTGAACCCGGTGCAGCCGGCCGTCTAA
- a CDS encoding HNH endonuclease yields the protein MARITKTLQLPMPADAVNQQRAKQFFGAYTCQMMVGPSDTPFYLGTPTPRVCRFCGRTEPEVSFRKDAHVMPDFMGNRNILSYFECDTCNALFAKYEDSFANYLGVARTFNQIKGKNKKVPKFKDNKTGLEVSMGAEGLNIKTIQGQDPLIIDATTNSAQLVTTRPSYIPIHLVKLLLKMALCLLDEQEVADYAWAKRFVTSEEHDEAAQGMGLLSVMMHSIPGPPVFPAPFAQLFTRNGTSPADIPEKVFVLYYANYYFQLALPFSRVDKVRFLAITPPLKTIDIPVFPLLIGETWLADYGPASFKRVDFTSNQKRVGEEHRFSLSFEKMVELPLDPATPNDASQGAIDVKPG from the coding sequence ATGGCCAGAATTACCAAAACATTGCAACTACCCATGCCGGCTGATGCAGTAAATCAACAACGTGCCAAACAGTTCTTTGGGGCATATACTTGTCAAATGATGGTTGGTCCTTCGGATACGCCATTTTATCTGGGGACGCCCACGCCTCGGGTTTGCCGGTTTTGTGGCAGAACAGAACCAGAGGTGTCGTTCCGAAAGGATGCGCACGTAATGCCCGACTTTATGGGCAACCGCAACATTCTTTCTTACTTCGAGTGCGACACGTGCAACGCGTTGTTTGCGAAGTACGAAGACTCGTTCGCCAACTACTTGGGCGTGGCCCGAACCTTTAACCAGATTAAAGGCAAGAACAAGAAAGTCCCCAAATTCAAGGACAACAAAACCGGGCTAGAGGTGTCCATGGGCGCGGAAGGTCTGAATATCAAGACGATTCAGGGCCAGGACCCGCTCATTATTGATGCGACTACAAACTCGGCGCAGCTGGTAACTACTCGCCCCAGCTACATTCCGATTCACCTAGTTAAGCTGTTGCTGAAAATGGCCCTTTGCTTACTTGATGAGCAGGAAGTGGCCGATTATGCATGGGCCAAACGGTTCGTTACCTCGGAGGAGCATGATGAAGCAGCTCAGGGCATGGGCTTGCTGAGCGTGATGATGCACTCCATTCCCGGTCCGCCGGTATTTCCGGCACCCTTCGCTCAGCTCTTTACCCGTAACGGAACATCACCAGCCGACATCCCGGAAAAGGTGTTTGTGCTCTACTATGCTAACTACTATTTTCAGTTGGCATTGCCCTTTAGCCGAGTAGATAAGGTTCGATTCCTGGCGATTACGCCTCCTTTGAAGACTATTGACATACCCGTTTTCCCCCTCTTGATTGGGGAAACGTGGCTGGCAGACTACGGCCCCGCCTCGTTTAAAAGGGTTGATTTTACTTCCAATCAGAAGCGTGTAGGAGAAGAGCATCGGTTCTCCCTATCCTTCGAGAAAATGGTGGAACTACCGCTTGACCCGGCAACGCCAAATGATGCAAGTCAAGGAGCAATTGATGTAAAACCAGGCTAA
- a CDS encoding helix-turn-helix transcriptional regulator — protein sequence MSLPPSLTPDDAGCVLYIKHMVCSRGIRIVRRELESLGLRVLDVRLGAATVVSLDGQLDWARIRLALAAAGFALLESPTQALVDRVKLAVAGLLRRAVTLRHRELIPTLAREMGLDSRRLHAAFAQLPGHESLISYITSQRLAYAQELLATSRLDIGRIARQLGYGSLAHFSGQFRRFAQCSPSAYRQQVALVQSID from the coding sequence ATGTCCCTGCCTCCATCCCTTACGCCCGACGATGCCGGCTGTGTGCTTTACATCAAGCACATGGTCTGCTCGCGCGGTATTCGGATAGTACGGCGGGAGTTGGAAAGCCTGGGGCTGCGGGTGCTAGACGTGCGGCTGGGCGCGGCGACGGTCGTCAGCCTGGATGGGCAGCTGGACTGGGCGCGTATTCGCCTGGCACTGGCCGCGGCCGGCTTTGCGCTGCTGGAAAGCCCCACGCAGGCACTGGTTGACCGGGTGAAGCTGGCCGTGGCCGGGCTGCTGCGGCGGGCCGTCACACTGCGGCACCGCGAATTAATTCCCACCCTGGCCCGGGAAATGGGCTTGGATAGCCGCCGCCTGCACGCGGCCTTCGCCCAGCTGCCCGGCCACGAAAGCCTCATTAGCTACATCACCAGCCAGCGGCTGGCCTACGCCCAGGAGCTGCTGGCGACCTCCCGGCTCGACATCGGGCGCATTGCCCGACAGTTGGGCTACGGCAGCCTGGCGCACTTTTCGGGTCAGTTCCGGCGGTTCGCGCAGTGCTCGCCCTCGGCTTATCGGCAGCAGGTGGCTTTGGTACAGAGCATTGATTAA